GAGCAGGCATCCGCCAGGCCCCGAGGCACAGCCAGGTGGCGTCCTGCGTGACGACAGCCCCTGCTGGCGGTGCAGTGTGGCCTGGTCATGGGAGTTGCTGGGTGCGCAGAatgtttcctcttccttcctccctcccctcctgtaGCAGGCTCGAGCTTGTCTCAGGCCCCCCGGGGAGCTTGCTGGTGGTCATGGTCTCTGGAGGGCAGTGCCCGCCTCTGTCCTCATAGCTTCTGTCTTCTATAGGCGCAGGAGGAGGCTCGGCGGAACAGGTTAATGAGAGACATGGCTCAGCTCCGGCTTCAGGTAGGAAGTGGGGCCAGGTGCTCCTCCTGCTCTTGGCCTGGCTTTTGCTTGAACCTCATTGGTGGATCTCACACTAGTTGCAGACCCCTGCTCTGTGCTACTGTGTCCCTCAGCTTCACCTGGATCACCTTTCCTGCCTTCCAGATGGGTCTTCtcattgctcagggcctcgctaagttgttgaggctagctttgaacttgtgatccttctgcctgagcctcccaagccctgggattacaggccctgGGTTACTGCCCTTGGTGTTAACTTATCCTTTCTTCCTGTCCACTTTCCCCTGAGGTCACTGGTATAGACTTTGCTGTCCCTTTTAGCAAGAGAAGGAGCCACTTATTGCTGCTGCCTGGGTTCTCTTGCTCAGCCCAGGCTGCAGGGCCTGGCAGCTCTTCTCACTCTGTCTCCTCTAACTAGCTCGAGGTCTCTCAGCTGGAGGGCAGCCTGCAGCAGCCCAAGGCCCAGTCGGCCATGTCTCCCTACCTCGTCCCTGACACCCAAGCCCTCTGTCACCACCTCCCTATCATCCGCCAGCTGGCCACCAGTGGCCGCTTCATCGTCATTATCCCAAGGACAGGTAAGTATtttgggagggaggaggaaagataCATGTGTGCCTAAGACTGAGGATGCCTGGTTTGGGGTGACTGGCCTGGGGGCTGGAGGAGAACTGGCAGTTTATACAGTGCCCTTGGTCGAGTGCCGCCACATCTCTGAACCTAGTCACTTCATCTGCGAGATGGCCTTAATAATCTCCATTAAATGCTGTCTCACAAGATGCTGGAATAACCCCCAAGAAAAATCTAAATGCAAGCTCTTGGTAAATTGCTGGCAGAAGGTCATGTTCTCAAAGAACTTTAGGAGCTCGTGGGGCACCACGGGCCCTTGTCCCCTGCAGTCTGTGCCAGTGTATGTGCAGATGCTTCCCCCAGAGCTCAGGTCAGCAGTTTGAGCTCCTCTGTTTGTCTCTCCCCTGATCCTGTGCCCCAGTGATCGATGGCCTAGACTTGCTGAAGAAGGAACACCCCGGAGCCCGAGATGGGATCCGGTACCTGGAGgcagaatttaaaaaaggaaacaggtgAGAACATCTTGGCAAGAGTGGGGTGGGCCCTGGCCCATAGTGGGGACAGCACGTGCTTGCAAGCGGCTGGCGTCATGGTCTGCATGCTGCCTAGAGAGTGACATGGAAGAGATCATTGGAAGTCCAGGTCACAGCTGCTGAAACAGAGGATGACTCAGGGGTCAAAAGGCCCAGGGGGAGCACTGAGCTGCTGTCCTTTCACCTCTGGGCAAGTCTGTGGTCAGCAGCACAGGGGAGAAGGGAGCGTCACCACCCCAGCTCCAGGCTGTGGGCTTCTTCTTGTTGAACTCTCCTGCTGGGAACCAAGGACCACCCGGGGCCTCCCAGCTCCCCACTGAGCGAGGCTGGAGGCGGGAGACCGCCAGTCAGTGAGGAGCAGATGGCAGCACATGCAGGTTCCCCATCCAGTCCAGCTGCCCTCTGGTCTTTGGGGCTGGAGATCTAGGAGGGGGGTGCCGCCCTCCCCTGCATCTGCCTCCCGTGGCCAGGAGCTCCATGGTGCCTAGTTGTGTGGACCTTGTCTCCAGAAGCCCTGACTTGAAAGCAtctgctgctcctgctcctccccaggaGGAACCAGAGAATGATGTTATCAGAGGAAAGCAGCCGGGCCTGGCGACTAGGAAGCCACTTTGAAACAAGTCTAAAAGATCCTGATGGGAGCAGTGCCACCAGCCAGCCCAGCCCTCCCCCTCTGGCAAAATTGCGACCCGGGGGTTACAatagttttctttgtataaaGTGCCCTTCCTGTCCCCTGACCCTGCCTCGCTCCATCTCTTACAGGTACATTCGCTGCCAGAAGGAGGTGGGGAAGAGCTTCGAGCGGCATAAGTTGAAGAGGCAGGATGCAGATGCTTGGTAAAATTTTAGCCCTTACCGCTAGAGCCTCCTCCAGGAACCGGCCTTGCTCCTCCGTGGGAAGTCCTGGGCTCCACACCCCCCTGCCAGGGGGCCTCCTGCAGCTCTGGACTtgcccagccccagggccctcCTCCCTCTGGATGGGCTCAGCCTCAAGCCTGAGAAGCTTGGGCCTGGCGCTCTGCTGGGGCACGTCTTTACAGTCTTCTAGCACATCCCCCAGAGCCAGGTTCAGGGCCCCTGCCCCTGGCTGCCTGGCTTCTCTTGTCATTTCCTGGTGTCCTCCCATTCTTAGCTTCCCCTGGCCCCTGGGGACCCTCGTGTTTAGGCTCTGCTGGGTCTCAGCCCGTCTTTTGCTCTTCCCACTAGGACTCTCTATAAGATCCTGGACAGCTGCAAACAACTGACTCTAGCCCAGGGGACAGGGGAAGAGGACCCAAGTGGCATGGTGACCATTGTCACAGGCCTTCCCCTGGATAACCCCAGTGCGCTCTCAGGGCCCATGCAGGTGGGTCACCAGTGACGTGGGGACAGGGTGGACTGTGGGGAAGCAGACCTGAATGGCATCTGTCCTCAATCTCCCAGGCAGATGTCCCTTCCCCTGCCACACCCCTTCTCCAGATCCCAGCAGCTGTCCCACAGTTCAGGAGGCCAGGCCTCTTCTACCTTTCCTTCCCTCATTCTGCAGGCAGCCCTGCAGGCCGCTGCCCATGCCAGCGTGGACATCAAGAACGTTCTGGACTTCTACAAGCAGTGGAAGGAGATTGGTTGAGGCTGACCCGAGGCCCTGCAGTGGGGCTGACACCAGATCTCTCCTGCTCTCCCCGGCAGCCGGCACCGCCACCTGCAGCCACCCCACCAAACACAGGAAGGAAGCCCAGCTGTGCGGAGCTGAGGGAGGGCCCAGGAGCCAGCTGGGAGGGGGGGTCCCTTGTTGCCAAGATGATGTCAGGAAAGTGAGGAAAGTTCTTGGAGCAGGAGAGGCCTGGGCTGGGCTCCCCGCCAGCCTTCCTGTCTTGACCCTCCTGCTGTCCCCTGAGCAGGTGACAGGTGGCAGGCATAGGTGTCTGCGTTTCATTGGAGTTGTTCCTGGACCTCTTGAGGGGAAGGGACAGCAGAAGGGGCCCTTCGTTCTACCCGAGGTACAGGTGGAAGGGGCCAGGCGGTGGACCCTCTGGGCCCTGGGGAGAGTTGAGTACTACAGGCATCGGTGGCTCTTTGCAGACCCTTTCCCTCCTCAGGGACCACCCATCTTCCTTCATCTCCCTTGGGAGGCAGGACTGCTCTGGAGCCAGCTGTGGGGCTCTGAAAGCAGGGCCTGGAGCGCGGTGTGGCAGGGGTGGGGTCTGTGTCCCCCCTGTTGCGGGAGCCACACTCCCAGTTGCCCCTCTTCTGTTCCCTGTCTGCCTGTCTGGCTTCCAGGGCAGGGGCAGCCCCACGTGGGGCTCAGGCAGGCTGGCCTGTACCAGCGGTGGTTCTGTGCCACCAGCCCACTGCTGTGCTCTGTGCCCTTGGCTGTTGCGCTGGGGCAGGGTGGAGTGCAGGCTGAGGCCACTCCTACTGTCCCAGGGAGGGCCAAAGACCAGCCGCCAGCATTCAGTGGGCCGTAGAAAGGGGAGGCCTGCGGGAGCCGCCAGCCAGGATCACCATCCTGATGGGCTTCCCTCCCTCAGGATTAAAGGTCTGGTGGGCTGAGAATGAGCCGGCTTTTGGAGTGTCCAGGTGACCATGTGGGAGCAGAGATCATGAATAGCTCAGGGCAGTGAATGTCGCACCTAGGAGTGGGGGGTGCTGGCCCGGATGCCTCGGCCCTCCCCCCAGGCTGCAGTagagcagggctgggggctggggaggagggtcTCAGTTctgcccccagcccagccagCGCTGGCCTAGCTTCCTGAACTGCTGAGAGGAGAGCTGGCTTCTGGCGGCCACCTCTAAGTGTGTGTCTGGAAACCTGGGGAACAGTCATCCCCACCCCCAGTTCTTGGCAGAGACTGAGACTAAAGCATCATTTAATAAAGACCCCCGAGCCCGAGCCTGTCTGCCAGAGTCTCACTGGGGAGCTGGGGTATTGGGGATGCTTCTCAAGCGCACCTCAGGAACGAAGTCCCTGGAGATGGCTCTGTGATTGTCACTCTTTGACCTCATGGCCCCATGGTTTCCTCCCAGGACAGGCCCAAACAATAATTTTGCCCCCCGCAGTGCTTCCTGGGTTGGGGGGGAACGGAGCCCTGAAACCAGCCTCAGTGCCTGTCCCGAGGGTCAGCACCCACATGACCCTTGTGTTTGGGGGTAAACAAGCTTGGCACATCTGTCCCTGCGGGGAGGTGGCCCCTCCACAGTCAGTCTGCTCCGAGCACCTCCCAGACACCAGGTGCTGAGAGGCTGGAGAGGGGTTGGTGTTTCTGAAATGCTGTCAAAATCCTAGGGGTTTGgagcaggcacagtggcacacacctgtcatcccagcaccctccagaggctgaggtaggacccaaaattcaagaccagcctcagcagtttagtaagaccctgtctcaaaaaagtaaaaggcTGGGTCAGTTGTTcgcaccctgggttcaacctgctaccaaaaaaaaaaaaaccctctaggGTTTTGGATCCCCTTTTTGGGCCTGAGACTAAACTGTCCACATTCCTTGGACAACTTGGAACCAGGGTGTGCTGATGAGAGGGGACTGGAGTCCACACCACCAGGGCCTGCCCCAGCCAGTCTGCACAGCAAGGCGGGTCCTGCTGGAGGGGCCACTGTTCGCAGGAGGCTGAGTGAGCTGCCTGCTAATGGGGTTGGGCCACCCCGTGCTGCTCCCTAGAGGCTGGACAAGGCTGGGATTGTTCCCTGGCTCCCCCTTGTCTCCCCACTCTCCGCCCAGGCCTGGCCCGCCTCCCCAGCACTCTTCTCCCGTCAGCCTGGCTGAAGGAGCCTGGGACTCCGcctgaggagccctgggtggcGGAGCCACCAGCTGAGGAGCAGCCCTGCAGCTCTGGGTAAGGAAGCTCAAGACCTGGGCCCTGGCCCTTCCTCTTCTGGGTTCCAGGTGGTGTCCTGGTTAGTGTCCGCCCGACCCTTCATTTCCGTGGCTGAGAGCTCCAAACCCTATTTCTGAGGACAGGGATCCTGAGGGGAGACAGACCCTGTATCATCTCACCTTCCCCATGAAAGGAGGTGGCAAGTGACACCCTGGGGGAGCCCTTTCTGTTCATGTGGGGTGCAGGGACCAGACACCCTTGTTCCCAGccaggccttcagcacccagtTCCCTGAGGACCCAAACTGTTGAATGACACAAGTAGAGGCCTGGGTGAGGCTCAGACTTGGCAGGAAGAGGGGTGGGGCTGGCCGGCGGAGTTGCTGGAAAGTTTTGGCCTGGGGACACGGGGagtgtccttttctccctcttgGGTGCCCGCCCACCTCCAAGCCCATCCCCTTGGCTGGTGCCAAGGAATGCAGGGGACAGGCAGCCTGAGAGGCGGGCGGGGCAGCAGAGCCGCAGCCACCCGGAGGCACTGCACAGGTCTGGGATGAGgggcctggggctcaggaggGGCAGGGACCCTGAGTATCCCCTGGGCACAAGTGTAGTCCTCAGAGAAGACCAGGACCCTAATTCCTTGCCCACTGGATGGCATCCTTCTTCCCGGGAGTTCCCCCAGGGCAGGTTTCAGTGCTTCACCAGGCACCAGGGCTCTCTGCTGGAGGTGGCACTGAAGCCTCCGCTGGCCTCCAGGTGTCAGGGTCCTTCCCGAGGCCAAGAGAGCACTAGGGGGCCGACTCCAGGGGATGGGTTGACAAGGGCCCTCTGCTCCAGGCTGAGGCTGACAGCCTCTCCAGTGGGGAGTGAGAAAGGCAGGGCTCTGTGGGGCTCCCTGAGGGAGCCGGGCCAGCCTACCCTGGCCCGGAGGAAGCAGCCGGTGGCCAGCAGCCACCACGCAGGTGCTCCGTCCTGGGCTGAGTAACCAGGTCTAGCCTGAGACCGGGGGAAAGCGGCCTGTGGATGGGCTGGTCCCTGACGCTCCCCCACTCTATCTCCAGGTCCACGTGGAGCTGCCGGGCCACCATGCTCAGCCTCAAGCTGCCCCAGCTCCTTCGAGTCCACCAGGTTCCCAGGGTGAGGGCCTCGCCCACCAACCCTCTCTCCCCAGAGAACTGTGGGCGGCGTTTTTCTTTGGCTCTTGAGGAGAACCCCCTGCAGCAGTTTCCTGTCCTCTTGTCCCCTTCGAGGAGGCTTGCCCTGCTCTCTGAGCGTGGGCCCCTCCCTAGAGCCCACAGCGCCCCCATTCAGACTCCTCTAGACTGCCCTGTGGCCTCTCCACGCCCATCTTGTCCCCCGTCCTGGCTCTTCTGTTTCTCATCTGTTCTGTGGGTACTGGGGCCATTTAAGATGGGGGTCAGATTTAGTTCGTCTTTGGGGACCCGTGACGTCGCGCGCATCCTCTTCACCGGCTTCCAGAGGTCTTTGGCGGACGGAGCGGGCAGGGCACAGTGActgcccctctctccctccaccaCGACCCCAGGTGTTCTGGGAAGACGGCATCATGTCGGGCTACCGGCGCCCCACCAGCTCCGCCTTGGACTGTGTCCTCAGCTCCTTCCAGATGACCAACGAGACGGTCAACATCTGGACCCATTTCCTGCCCACCTGGTGAGGGGCGCTCTGCTCGAGGGCGCAGCCTGGGCCGGGAGCGCGGCGCGGGTGGCGGCCTGAGCCCAGCCCTCCCGCCGCAGGTACTTCCTGTGGCGCCTCCTGGCGCTGCTCGAGGGCCCGGGCTTCCGCGCCGAGCCCTACCACTGGCCCTTGCTCATCTTCCTGCTGCCCGCCTGCCTCTACCCCTTCGCGTCGTGCTGCGCGCACACCTTCAGCTCCATGTCGCCCCGCGCGCGTCACATCTGCTACTTCCTGGACTACGGCGCGCTCAGCCTCTACAGCCTGGGTGAGCAGGCGTCGGGTAGCGGCAGGAGGCGGGGCAGGGTGGGGGACCTCGGGAGGCCCGGGCGCACGGGCCTCAGCTCCTGCCCCCCACCTCCCCGCAGGCTGCGCCTTCCCCTACGCCGCCTACTCCATGCCGGCCTCCTGGCTGCACAGCCGCCTGCACCAGCTCTTTGTGCCCGCCGCCGCCTTCAACTCCCTCCTGTGCACTGGCCTCTCCTGCTACTCCCGGTGGGTGCTCCGGCGCCGCCCCTGGGAAAGGGAGGGCGAAGCCAGGCCGAGGGACAGGAGAGGAGAGCAGGGAGGCCACAAGCCAGCCCTTGCGCGCCGGCACATGCCCAGCTGTCTGTTCATTCCACAGCCTCCCAAGAGGCAGGTGTCcttagccccattttacagacgtgGCCATTTACATAGGGAGGCATGCGACCTAAGGGCTTTCCTAGCCACTAAGCTTCATCGACACCCATTTGGCTCCAGCTCCCCTTGCCCTTCTTGATCCCTGCCGGAGCCAGGAATGGCGACCAGCCTGTCCGTGTCTCCCAGGTTCCCAGAACTAGAAAGTCCTGGGTTCAGCAAGGTCCTCCGCACGGCGGCCTTCGCCTATCCCTTCCTGTTCGACAACCTTCCACTCTTCTACAGGGTAAGGCTGCCGGCCTGCCCGGCTTCCTCCTGACCCGTctcccccagccctctccctgcTCTCCAGGCTCAGCACCCTGGCCAGGTCCCAGACCCATCTCCGACTCCGACTCCGCTCAGAGGCCCTCTCCACCAGCCATGCTTTTCCTTCGCCAGCTGGGGCTGTGCTGGGGCCGGGGTCACAGCTGCGGACAGGAGGCGCTGAGCACCAGCCACGGCTACCATCTCCTCTGTGCCTTGCTCACTGGCTTCCTCTTTGCCTCCCACCTGCCAGAGCGGCTGGCGCCTGGGCGCTTTGACTATATCGGTGAGGATATGCCCGGTTGGCcctggaggaggccagggagacAATTTCCCAGAGCAGGAGTGAGCTAGGTAGAGACTTCACAGCCCAAGGGTGGACGCAGATGCCAGGAAGGACACACCCGTCCTCTTACTTGGGCCCTTCCTCAGAAACAGCAAAACTAATACACTATGCAGGGGCTTTATGCCAATCAGCTCAGTCCCCCTTCTAACAATTCTGGGAGTCAGGGTTTCTtacaggggaggaggaggacaggtgaCTTGCCCTGGGTTACAGAGTGGGTCAGTGAGCCTGGGGAATGGGTGTGTGCCTGACCTGCCCACCCTCCCTCCAGGCCACAGCCACCAGCTATTCCACATCTGTGCAGTGCTGGGCACCCACTTCCAGCTGGAGGCGGTACTAGCTGATATGGGATCACGCAGAACCTGGCTGGCCACCCAGGAACCCCCACTGGGCCTGCAGGGCACAGTGGCCACCCTGGGCCTGGCAGTGGCTGGGAACCTGTTCATCATTGCTGCCTTCACAGCCTCCCTGCTTCGAGCCCCTGGGACCTGCCCCTTGCTGCAAGGTGGCCCGCCAGAGGGGGGAGCTCAGGCCAAGCAACAGTGAGActcatccctgaccttggcctggAGGGAGGCAGAGACCAGGACCCAGTGCTGATAAGGTGGGGGCACATCTGAGCCTGGAGCCAAGAGTAgctgaggagagagggagggcagaagagaggagagaaagacgGAGGGAACTGGCAGAGTGCGAGGGCCATGAGGGGCTCTTGGAGGGAGTGGGGTAAGTGCTGAGGGTCTGTGAGGGGAGATGGGAGGAGATGCGTGTGTCCAGGTTGGAGCTGCCTCCGGGCCCTGTTGGGGGCTGAAGCAGGGAGTGTCGGGCCCTTTCACCTGGCCCATCTCTGGTGCTCCCCGAAGTCTCCGCTCAGCCTAGAACTGACTTGACTAACCTAGGCCTCTCCTGAATGCTTGTTAACCAGCCAAGGGCCACACATtggctccccaccccccaaaacgaGGTAGCACCTTCTTTGCAAGCAGCTTTTTGCTTAGAGATGAGTCTGTCCTGGTCACAGCTATATACTCAAGATGTCCAGGCCTTCAGGGGCTGGTGTGTTTGCTGTGTCATGGCTGATTCAGTGGACTAGTGTGGGAAGGGTGCTGGGCCAGAGCTGGGAAGCCTAGTTAGCCTTAGGAAACCACCTTCCATGCTTTCTGGAACAAAGCAgctacaataaataaacaaacaggacTTCGGGATGCACTTTCTGGGACTGAAGAAGGTGACCTTTTCTCTCCACTTCATCCACCAAGCCCCTCCCCCCACAGACTGGACAGACTCACAGCCCATCAACTCCTTCTCTGGACTTTATTTTGGACCAGCTGGGATGCCCACACTGGCAGGGCAGAGGGACCGAGGGGGAGGCGAGGGAGGAGTCCTGGCGCAGAGCCAGAGCCGGGCTGCCACGGCCAGCACAGACACCTAGGCCGGGGTCCCGTAGAAGCGCTGGTAGGCGTCCTGGAAGCCGATCTGATCAGCCAGCTCGTCACAGTTCGGGTTGAGCTCACACACCTCCCTCATGGGCTCCAGGGGATCCGGGTAGGGAGCTGGGGCTCTGAGAAGTCCCACACGGTGGCATCACTCCTCATGCAATATGCCCACCCCCTATTCCAACTGCACACAGACTCCAGAGTGCTTACCAGGAGGGATCCCCTGCCCTGTCCCTATTAAATGCCACTCCCTACCATGGCTTCTCCCAGCACATCCTACTTACCCCAGCCCATTGTCCACGAAGCGCCTGGGTCTTTTCACCACCTTGTTGCCCTCCTCCTTGGACATGAAGGCTGTGGAACGTGGAGAAGAGGGCAGGGGTCAGGTGGTTCCAGGCTTGGGACAATAAGTAGGGGAGCAGGCAGGCCTTCCCGACAGGCAGGAGTCAGCAGGCGACAGGGAATGGGACTGAGGGGTGTAGGGCAGAGGGGGTGCCAGGAGCCCCTACCAGGCCCATACCTGTATCTTTGCCAGACTCTGCACCACTGGGCTTCGCATCTGCAAAGAAAAGGTGCCCAGCTCACCCCTGGCTCACTCCAAGGGCCCTCATCCTCCTTCCCCTACTTCTCTGGTAGCTTATTCTTCCCGCTTCTCCCTCCACAAGGACAGTGTGGGCCTGCAGAAGGGTGTCCAGactggaagaaaaggagagaagtgGGGGTACTCACCTGCCTGACCAGCGAGGCAGAGTGcagccagggccagcagggcGAGCAGTGTGAGGGTCCTCATGGTGTCCGTTGGCACTGTCAGGACTGCTGCTGGAACTGGTCTGCCTCTTCCCAACTCCAGCACTCTTTATACCACCCCAGAGATGAGGGGGCTACGCCCACATGGTCAAGCAGGGCACGGGGAAGCGGCCAGGGCTAATTGGGGGTCATCTGCCCTGGCTCTGTAGGCCAAACCCCAAAGGATACTGTGGTTGGGAGTGATGAAGGAGGACAGCCACAATCAGAGGCTGCCAGGCTCTTGACATCACCCCTGGCCCCTGCCCTAGGGGGCTGCCCAGATCCCTATACCCTTCTCCATTCTGTTGAGACCGCAGCCTCCGCCCGAGTCCTGGCAGGGATCTAAGTGGAACCGAGAGAGGAAGGGGGTGCTCAGGTCTAAAATAGgctccagagctccagctctctCAAGGCCTATGATTTGCACTGTCTGCCCGGGGGCAGGAGCCAAACCTAGGGAGGGAGTGCCAGCAATGGCCTCATCCACCCAGCAGACATCAAAGGCAGGCGTGGTGTGGGCCACTCAACTGCTTCAGGAACAGAAGGGGTCAGGGCAGCACAGATCCAAGAGTCAAAGCCAACAGAAACAGTAGGGCTGGGTGTATGAGGACAGCCTCTTCATTTCTGGGCAGGCCAGGTGGCTAGTAAGTTCCAGGTATGAAAGGGCACTGAGGTAGGGGACCCAGCAGGGAGGGCCTTGAGAAGTGTAAGACAGAATGCATCTCTGGGCTCCTGACCCTCGATTCTCCTCCTACCCCTGCAGCCTCCCCAAGGTTAACAGCCTCAGGGAGGGACCTGCCTCCCCCAGTCCTCCAGGAAGGCCCGCAGGTCCCAGCCTGAAAACCCCAGCCCACAGCTGAGAGCTGCCACTGCCTCCAGCCAGCCTAGTGAGGAAGGGTGGCCTGGCTGACCTGTGTCCTCACTCACACCCCTCGGGGGCTGGAGGCCGCCTGCCCACTCTGACAAATACACACAGCACTTGGTGAGGTGGCTGCACAGGACGGAGGCGTCTGGATTATTAATGCCACAGCTCCACAGGGCAGAGGAGGGCAGAGGGAAAGATGAAGCTTGGGCTGTGGGTGGGGAAAGAGGCAAAAGCAGGAGCCACTCTGATGTCTTCCAATCTGTCCTCAGTGCTTCTGAGACAGACCCAAACCAAGCTTCTGTCCAAGGGGCTAGGGTGTGGCCCATACCAGGGCAAAAAGCTTTGCCCTCCACCCAAAACCGACCCCCTTCCTCTCCGGTCCTGGTGGCCCTGGCTGGAGAAGAGCACAGTGGAGAAGCAGTCATGAGTCTCATTGTCCTGAGGCCCAGCTATCCCGGAGGCCTCCACtatggacactttttttttttttttttgaattttaacatttatttattttttcttagttctcggcggacacatctttgttggtatgtggtgctgctgaggatcgaacccgggccgcacgcatgctaggcgagcgcgctaccgcttgagccacatcccagcccccactATGGACACTTAATCCAAATGTCAAAGACAAGGTAGGATGGGCGAAGAGTGACATACTCTTGACAGCTCATCCTGACTTTGGGGGACCCAGGTGTTCCACTTTCTGTGAAAACGGGGCTCTTCTGCCCTTGGCACATGATGGTCACATACAACTGCCCCATCCAGCCTGGACTGACCAAACCCTTGCCTGAGGCTGGAGCTTGGGGATCCAGAAGTGGTCTCGGCCCAACAGACGCCGGGCAAGGAAGCATCCTCACAGATTACAGTGCAGAGGAGGATGTTTATTTACGGATGTGGGGAGAACATGGCAAGCGACCTTGGGCTGGCCAGCAAGGGGAcaatcagtgaaattgaaaacACATTCCCTAAGGGAGGGGGTGGTAGGGTGCAGAGCAGCCTGCAGGAGAGCGCTGGGGGTGGTGCTGGCCCGCACCTGAAGGAGAAAGAGTTGGGCCCAGACTCCACGTTGGGCCACCATCTCTGGGCAGAAGGGAGGAGTCTGAAGGTAGTACATGTGACCCAGGGGGAGCCTCACAGCACTGCAGCAGTGGGGCTTGCTCGGGCCTGATCCTCCATCACTGCCTGGAGATTGGCACCATTTCAGCTGTCCTCAAAGGCAGCCCGCCCAGGCGCAGCATGCGGACCACAGCCCTCGACCTTGACTGCCCTCTGCTCTCAGCCACAGGCTCCGCCTCACTCTGGCTCCCTCAGAACCGCCACCAGTTCCCGCTGTTCTCCATGCAGAGCCTGAAATCAGCAGGAGAGAATAGCTTCATAGGCTATGAGGAAACCAAGCCCTTTCTCTTCTGAGCTGAACTGGGGCGTGGGTTTCCCCCAGGGCCATGTGACTCATCACTGGCCCAGGAAGGCGCATTAGGACAAAGATAGGCAGGAAGTCTACCACTCACGGGTACTGATGGCGGGCTGGGTACCAAGGACACCTAGGCTAGGCCTCCCCAGGGcagagttcattttcttttttggtactggaaatttaaCCCAGAGGCAATTTGTCACTGGCCCACATCCccattactttttgttttttgtttttattttttataatttctttaacttttttgagCCAATAAGAAACCCCATTTCATCGCCTGCCAGCTGTGTCAGCCAGCTTGATCACTCTACCCTTTCTATCCTTAAGTCACTTGGGCCACTTTCAAAAATTAAGTTCATCTTCAAAGGACATATACTGTTGCTGGAGAATGAGTTCCAGATGTACTGAGGGCTCTAGAAGTCATGCCAGTGTGCACATTTTGAAGATACTGTCTATGTTCCCAGGGAGAAGTACAATGACCATTTCCTGGGACACACTtctgccctctctgggcctcagccgTGGCAGCAGGGAATCAGCCCATCTGCTATGGTGGGAGAGCCTGCTGCACACATCCAAGCAGAAGTGATGAGTGACTCTACCACCATAGGAGGCCCCTCCTGCCTCTGGGGTCCCTTATGTTGGAAGGGGATCTCTGAGGGCCTATCAGGGATGAAGGGGAAAGCAGACAGGGCTGGACACTTGCCTGCCAGGCCTGCTGCCGGGCCTGGACCTGCAGCTGCAACTCCTCCAACTGCTTACGCCCAGCCAGGATGGCATCGGCCAGCTCTCTGTTCTTGGCCTCCTGTTTCTGCACATGGCACCGCAAGGTGTCCCGTTGCTGCAGGAAGTAGGGTGCCATGGTGCTGCACAGGTCTTTCTCTGGGATCCCACTGGGGCGCCTGAAGGGCCACgtgggggacagagagggagggacaaTGTGTGGGAGGGTTCTACTTCTAAACCAAATCACTGATGTTCCCACCCCAGTCCCA
This region of Ictidomys tridecemlineatus isolate mIctTri1 chromosome 11, mIctTri1.hap1, whole genome shotgun sequence genomic DNA includes:
- the Bglap gene encoding osteocalcin, which encodes MRTLTLLALLALAALCLAGQADAKPSGAESGKDTAFMSKEEGNKVVKRPRRFVDNGLGAPAPYPDPLEPMREVCELNPNCDELADQIGFQDAYQRFYGTPA
- the Paqr6 gene encoding membrane progestin receptor delta isoform X2, encoding MSGYRRPTSSALDCVLSSFQMTNETVNIWTHFLPTWYFLWRLLALLEGPGFRAEPYHWPLLIFLLPACLYPFASCCAHTFSSMSPRARHICYFLDYGALSLYSLGCAFPYAAYSMPASWLHSRLHQLFVPAAAFNSLLCTGLSCYSRFPELESPGFSKVLRTAAFAYPFLFDNLPLFYRLGLCWGRGHSCGQEALSTSHGYHLLCALLTGFLFASHLPERLAPGRFDYIGHSHQLFHICAVLGTHFQLEAVLADMGSRRTWLATQEPPLGLQGTVATLGLAVAGNLFIIAAFTASLLRAPGTCPLLQGGPPEGGAQAKQQ
- the Paqr6 gene encoding membrane progestin receptor delta isoform X1; this encodes MLSLKLPQLLRVHQVPRVFWEDGIMSGYRRPTSSALDCVLSSFQMTNETVNIWTHFLPTWYFLWRLLALLEGPGFRAEPYHWPLLIFLLPACLYPFASCCAHTFSSMSPRARHICYFLDYGALSLYSLGCAFPYAAYSMPASWLHSRLHQLFVPAAAFNSLLCTGLSCYSRFPELESPGFSKVLRTAAFAYPFLFDNLPLFYRLGLCWGRGHSCGQEALSTSHGYHLLCALLTGFLFASHLPERLAPGRFDYIGHSHQLFHICAVLGTHFQLEAVLADMGSRRTWLATQEPPLGLQGTVATLGLAVAGNLFIIAAFTASLLRAPGTCPLLQGGPPEGGAQAKQQ